One part of the Vibrio hyugaensis genome encodes these proteins:
- a CDS encoding ABC transporter permease: MKSIARMKAVVIKEIRQLSRDRITFGMVVMIPLIQLLLFGFAINTDIRNIPVGVVDQSGSTAGRVITESVKVTQVVDVVETFATASEAEQAIQDGLVRAALILPSDLTQRMVQGRELGQWIVDGSDTMISSAILSLQTMPLTDFDFKIRPAPTKTFEVALYYNPSRRSAVNIVPGLLGVILTMTMILFTSAAIVRERERGNLELLITTPIHSIELMVAKIIPYIFVGLIQVFIILGLGHWIFGVPINGAISQILFGTLLFIAASLTLGLVISTIATTQLQAMQMTVFILLPSILLSGFMFPYEGMPVAAQWISEALPATHFMRIIRGVVLRGADLMELWRDTTWLLGFTVVGLVIASLRFKKSLD; the protein is encoded by the coding sequence ATGAAATCTATCGCCCGTATGAAAGCGGTAGTGATCAAAGAGATCCGTCAGCTCTCGCGTGACCGCATTACCTTTGGCATGGTCGTGATGATCCCGCTGATTCAGCTTTTACTGTTCGGCTTTGCCATTAATACCGATATTCGCAATATTCCCGTTGGCGTCGTCGATCAAAGTGGCAGTACCGCCGGGCGTGTGATCACCGAGTCCGTCAAAGTCACGCAAGTGGTCGATGTGGTTGAAACTTTCGCTACCGCTTCAGAAGCCGAGCAAGCCATTCAAGACGGTTTGGTGCGTGCGGCTTTGATTCTGCCTAGCGACTTAACCCAACGTATGGTGCAAGGCCGAGAACTTGGGCAGTGGATTGTGGATGGTTCAGACACCATGATCAGCTCTGCGATTTTGTCACTGCAAACCATGCCGTTAACGGATTTTGATTTTAAGATACGACCAGCCCCAACCAAGACCTTTGAAGTCGCCCTGTATTACAACCCCAGTCGGCGCTCGGCGGTGAACATTGTCCCCGGTTTATTGGGCGTAATTCTGACCATGACGATGATCTTGTTCACCAGTGCAGCCATTGTTCGAGAACGGGAACGTGGCAATTTAGAGTTACTGATTACCACACCAATTCACTCCATCGAACTCATGGTGGCAAAGATCATTCCATATATCTTTGTTGGTTTGATTCAAGTCTTCATCATTCTAGGCTTAGGACATTGGATATTTGGTGTGCCGATAAACGGTGCCATCAGTCAGATATTGTTTGGCACGCTGTTATTTATCGCCGCGAGTTTAACCTTAGGTTTGGTGATATCCACCATCGCTACAACCCAGCTTCAAGCGATGCAGATGACGGTATTTATTCTTTTGCCGTCGATTCTTCTGTCCGGATTTATGTTCCCTTATGAAGGAATGCCCGTCGCCGCACAATGGATATCCGAAGCCCTACCAGCCACTCACTTTATGCGCATTATTCGTGGTGTGGTGTTGCGTGGTGCAGATTTGATGGAACTATGGCGAGATACGACTTGGTTGCTTGGCTTCACGGTCGTCGGATTGGTCATCGCCTCATTGCGCTTTAAGAAATCTCTCGATTAA
- a CDS encoding methyl-accepting chemotaxis protein, with the protein MKLSNLSIKSKISALILVISAAVIALSFFFTSQIKLIDGKMTEFSDTTVPSILLVKNIEIEIGTLRKDEFSLLTNVNHAEFNTWLKGLDESENKIDNYIEQYGKSLWDQRDRDAYNEVSSAWSKYRNFNDKYSELLTTKRIDEANAMLLDGFSTFQTLSSSIKDLVELNQTFIKEDINSTHDVVADAITYSIIAIVALLALSFVLGLFLTKQICSPLQYVVEMASKIASGDLTYKLPRNKIGNDELGLLADACEDMQAKLLSLVDSISSTTAQVSTATEEVSAISEQTSSGMDEQQQQLNLIATAMNEMQATVHDVASNTEAASETANSASQEAKEGLEVVQECIEQINEASVAIQSVGTMVSELEQDASNISVVVDVIQDIAEQTNLLALNAAIEAARAGEQGRGFAVVADEVRTLASRTQASTEEIIAIISKLQNCSKTAVSATNNSSDLIQVCVEQAQRAGTTIGHIEQSADNIAEKSIQIASACSEQSSVTEELHRNVEHINQFSSEVATGSRQTAIACRDLSELAVGLQEIVSQFKTA; encoded by the coding sequence ATGAAACTTTCTAACCTAAGTATTAAAAGTAAAATCAGTGCGTTGATACTTGTTATCTCCGCTGCCGTCATTGCGTTATCTTTCTTCTTTACCTCTCAAATAAAACTTATTGATGGCAAGATGACTGAATTTTCTGACACCACAGTGCCAAGTATTTTATTGGTAAAAAATATTGAAATCGAAATTGGCACCTTAAGAAAAGACGAATTCTCTTTGCTGACTAATGTAAACCATGCTGAATTTAACACTTGGCTTAAAGGTTTGGATGAATCAGAAAATAAAATCGACAACTATATTGAGCAATACGGTAAATCACTTTGGGATCAGCGCGACCGTGATGCTTATAATGAAGTATCGAGTGCGTGGTCAAAATACCGTAACTTCAACGACAAATATTCAGAGTTATTAACCACGAAACGCATTGATGAAGCCAACGCCATGCTGCTGGATGGTTTTTCAACGTTCCAAACACTTTCTAGCTCGATTAAAGATCTGGTTGAGTTAAACCAAACCTTCATTAAAGAAGACATAAACAGCACTCACGATGTAGTTGCAGACGCCATCACTTATAGCATTATCGCGATTGTTGCTTTATTGGCATTGAGCTTCGTGCTCGGCTTATTCCTTACAAAACAAATCTGTTCCCCACTACAATACGTGGTTGAAATGGCCTCTAAGATTGCTTCCGGCGACCTTACCTACAAACTTCCGCGCAATAAAATTGGTAACGACGAGCTCGGTTTATTGGCAGACGCATGTGAAGATATGCAAGCCAAGCTATTGAGTCTGGTCGACAGCATCTCTTCCACTACCGCTCAGGTGAGCACCGCTACCGAGGAAGTGAGCGCAATTTCAGAACAAACCTCTTCAGGTATGGATGAGCAGCAGCAACAACTTAACCTGATTGCGACTGCCATGAACGAAATGCAAGCAACGGTGCATGATGTTGCAAGCAACACAGAAGCCGCTTCAGAAACTGCAAACAGTGCCTCTCAAGAAGCCAAAGAAGGCTTAGAAGTGGTTCAAGAGTGTATTGAGCAGATCAACGAAGCCTCGGTCGCGATTCAATCGGTTGGCACCATGGTAAGCGAGCTAGAGCAAGACGCATCGAACATCAGCGTGGTGGTTGACGTAATTCAAGACATCGCAGAGCAAACTAACCTGCTTGCTCTCAATGCCGCAATCGAAGCTGCCCGAGCGGGTGAACAAGGCCGTGGATTTGCGGTTGTGGCTGATGAAGTTCGTACGCTAGCGAGTCGCACACAAGCATCGACAGAAGAGATCATTGCCATCATCAGTAAGCTTCAGAACTGCTCGAAAACCGCGGTATCGGCTACAAACAACAGCAGCGATTTGATTCAAGTGTGTGTTGAGCAAGCTCAGCGAGCGGGCACGACGATTGGTCACATCGAACAAAGCGCTGACAACATTGCTGAGAAGAGCATCCAAATCGCGAGTGCGTGCAGTGAGCAAAGCTCTGTGACTGAAGAGCTCCACCGCAATGTTGAGCACATCAACCAGTTCTCTAGCGAAGTCGCAACAGGCTCTCGTCAAACCGCGATTGCGTGCCGAGACTTAAGTGAACTGGCGGTTGGTCTACAAGAAATCGTCAGTCAGTTTAAAACGGCTTAA
- a CDS encoding amidohydrolase, which translates to MKSLERTLLAGAILGLMGTLTACSPAEEAKQTPQEPKPEVQAENQASVPADSGETIYLADTIITMDEGQPRVEAVVADDDGTIVFVGQEAQALKQFPNADKVDLEDKVIMPGFIEQHLHPFLGALTLSMPVIAPEEWQLPSRTWPAVNGHEEYLAALSAVEKEMKDPNEVLWTWGYNNFFHGELTRADLDKISKTRPIGVWHRSAHEFYVNSAFVEKFGLNQGDIDKQGKDVVAQSDLESGHFWEGGALIYLLPRIYKDLGSEARFRFGLEQMVELLHEKGVTAYNEPGAFIPEDMVGLYKEILGADETPMYSFFTPESKTPYFMKGKEGVVQAVEEITKTFPDEGKVRFFKNQVKLLFDGAIISQLMMMKDGYLDGHHGEWIQTPQEVEDITKLFWEKDYQILVHVNGDEGVEKLIEILKRRQAEYPREDHRFTIVHFANSTDEQVKELKELGAIISVNPYYVTGFGDRFGEVGLGEERAHAMVRLATIEKEQIPVSLHSDMPMAPADPLLLAWSAATRQTNNGNVLRKDLALSREAALKGITIEAAYSWGMEDTLGSIEVGKVANFTVLEEDPYKIDINKLKDIPIYATVFESKLFPIDK; encoded by the coding sequence ATGAAATCACTCGAACGAACGTTACTAGCTGGGGCTATTCTCGGCTTGATGGGAACACTCACGGCGTGCAGCCCAGCAGAAGAAGCAAAGCAAACTCCGCAAGAACCAAAACCAGAGGTACAGGCCGAAAATCAAGCGAGTGTTCCGGCTGATAGTGGTGAGACAATTTACCTCGCAGATACCATCATCACCATGGATGAAGGCCAGCCTCGCGTCGAAGCGGTCGTTGCTGATGATGACGGTACTATCGTGTTTGTTGGGCAAGAGGCACAAGCACTCAAGCAGTTCCCAAATGCCGACAAAGTCGACTTGGAAGACAAAGTAATCATGCCAGGCTTTATCGAGCAGCATTTGCATCCGTTCCTGGGTGCTCTAACGCTGAGTATGCCTGTAATTGCGCCAGAAGAATGGCAGTTGCCAAGCCGTACATGGCCAGCAGTCAATGGGCATGAAGAATATCTTGCTGCACTTAGCGCAGTGGAAAAAGAAATGAAAGATCCGAATGAAGTTCTGTGGACGTGGGGATACAACAATTTCTTTCATGGAGAACTGACTCGTGCCGATCTTGATAAGATCTCTAAGACACGTCCAATCGGTGTTTGGCATCGTTCTGCGCATGAGTTTTACGTCAATTCTGCCTTCGTCGAGAAGTTTGGCTTAAACCAAGGTGACATTGATAAGCAAGGTAAAGACGTCGTTGCACAGTCAGACTTAGAAAGCGGCCACTTTTGGGAAGGTGGTGCGCTGATTTACCTATTGCCGCGGATCTACAAAGATCTAGGCAGTGAAGCGAGATTCCGTTTTGGTCTCGAACAAATGGTGGAATTGTTGCATGAGAAAGGGGTAACAGCCTACAACGAACCAGGCGCGTTTATACCAGAGGATATGGTTGGCCTTTACAAAGAAATTCTCGGTGCAGATGAGACGCCAATGTACTCCTTCTTCACACCAGAAAGTAAGACGCCTTACTTTATGAAAGGCAAAGAAGGTGTGGTTCAGGCGGTGGAAGAGATCACTAAGACGTTCCCTGATGAAGGCAAAGTTCGCTTCTTTAAAAACCAAGTTAAGCTATTGTTCGATGGCGCGATCATCTCTCAGTTGATGATGATGAAAGACGGTTATCTTGATGGTCACCACGGCGAGTGGATTCAAACACCCCAAGAAGTAGAAGACATCACCAAACTGTTTTGGGAGAAGGACTATCAGATTCTTGTGCATGTGAATGGTGATGAAGGGGTCGAGAAGCTGATTGAGATTTTAAAACGTCGTCAGGCGGAATATCCTCGTGAAGACCATCGTTTCACTATCGTGCATTTTGCTAATTCTACGGATGAGCAAGTGAAAGAGTTAAAAGAACTCGGAGCCATCATCAGTGTGAATCCATATTACGTCACTGGCTTTGGTGACCGTTTTGGTGAAGTCGGCTTAGGTGAAGAGCGTGCTCATGCCATGGTGCGTCTGGCGACCATCGAGAAAGAGCAAATACCGGTGTCTCTGCACTCAGATATGCCAATGGCTCCAGCTGACCCATTGTTACTAGCTTGGAGTGCCGCAACACGTCAAACCAATAATGGCAATGTACTACGTAAAGACTTGGCGTTATCTCGTGAAGCAGCATTAAAAGGCATCACTATAGAAGCCGCGTACTCTTGGGGAATGGAAGACACCCTTGGCAGTATTGAGGTGGGTAAAGTTGCCAACTTTACCGTACTTGAAGAAGACCCATACAAAATCGATATCAACAAGCTTAAAGATATACCAATCTATGCCACCGTATTTGAAAGCAAATTGTTTCCTATCGATAAGTAA
- the fdhF gene encoding formate dehydrogenase subunit alpha produces the protein MIEIVIDGKYRIVEEGLTLLEAAKVCGVEIPSLCGMNKSNEKVPCDLCVVEVESGGTKRACELEVYRGLNVVTQSEQLSEHRRKALNRIMTDHYADCEAPCKTACPAGVDIQSYLYHIAQNDHQKAIEVIKRTLPMPLSIGRVCPAFCESECRRSLVDEPIAIRQLKRHAADADLSAHEAYVPEKKPSKGLNIAVVGSGPGGLTAGYYLSNEGYDVTVFESMPKAGGWLRYGIPEYRLPKDILDKEIELMCRNGMQVHTNQKLGVDFTLSQLSEEYDAVCLAVGASQAVEMHYTGSDLEGCYLGVDYLKDYVTEQNYVTGQKVAVIGGGNTAIDCARTARRAGADTTLIYRRTRDEMPAEDYEIVEAEHEGVKFHFLTNPAENLADETGRVSAIRLERMALGEPDASGRRSPKPTGEFFTEEFDTVIAAVSQKPDLSFLEGEDLSIPLTRWNTSDADEKTMHTGTGNIFSIGDFRRGPATAVEAVGDGRVAAKAIDLFLNGDMADMPKAAFNSRKEKKLSQVDPLHFENIQKVARSIMPELTPTQREQSFAEVELGFDNEEAMKEAARCLECGCQANTDCALRDYSTEYEAEQSFDFSLQIKSHQDWLDLRAKDLRHKYEVDRSSEFIEFDANRCISCGQCIQACRDKAVHGVLNFVCDKQGRPALRPDDRPHFGSNKNGLTLMGDSNCVQCGACVQVCPTGAMVDSRDRSQGRTEDLKAVDTICTYCGVGCKLTMYVDEATNTIRYVKGGDSPVNQGMLCVKGRFGFDFIGSEERLTTPLIRKDGWLQPASWEEAIQLIASKFSGIKQDFGSNALAGFSSAKTTNEDNYAFQKFVRRELGTNNVDHCARLCHASSVTGLEASLGSGAMTNDIPSIKHSDVIFIIGSDTTSAHPIIASHIKQAIRHHGARLIVSDPKRVDMAEHAELYMAHRPGTDVMLLNGVMQQIIKNGWYDQEYIEERVDGFDTLLQEVMSPAYNLDKVELVTGVKAEDIQAMARMIGTADRTAVYYSMGITQHTTGHDNVRSIANLQLLCGNIGIEGGGINPLRGQSNVQGACDMGALPNSFPGYQKVYNPIVRQKFAIEWNAPNLPSEQGLTLTEIIDAACHRDVRGMYIMGENPVLSDPNQAHVIEGLEALDFLVVQDIFLTETAQYADVVLPSCSFAEKAGHFTNTERRVQRVNPVVTAPGEAKEDWWIIQEIANAMGSDWDYHCVSDITNEIARVTPQYAGLRWDAITPNGVQWPSNKNNPAGTRIMHQTQFTRGKGQMVGVPFRYAAELPDEEYPLVLTTGRVLEQFHTGTMTRKTKGLDNLAGPRAMVSVEDAEALGISNGQRLTVSTRRGSIEIDAFVTKRIQKGVVFIPFHFVESPVNRLTTTATDPHAKIPEFKVAAVKVEVSEKALLTEPATEAVHSI, from the coding sequence ATGATAGAAATTGTCATCGATGGAAAATATAGAATTGTAGAAGAGGGTCTAACCCTTTTAGAAGCAGCAAAAGTGTGTGGGGTCGAGATCCCATCGCTGTGCGGAATGAACAAAAGTAATGAAAAAGTACCGTGTGACTTGTGTGTAGTTGAAGTCGAAAGTGGCGGTACTAAGCGTGCGTGTGAACTCGAAGTTTACCGCGGCCTTAATGTGGTCACGCAATCAGAACAATTAAGCGAGCACCGCAGAAAAGCACTCAACCGCATCATGACGGACCATTACGCCGATTGTGAAGCGCCATGTAAAACCGCGTGTCCTGCGGGCGTGGATATCCAATCGTACCTTTATCACATCGCACAGAACGATCATCAAAAAGCGATTGAAGTGATTAAGCGTACGCTTCCTATGCCACTATCGATTGGCCGTGTATGCCCAGCATTTTGTGAGAGCGAATGTCGCCGCTCGTTAGTCGATGAGCCTATTGCAATTCGTCAGCTAAAACGTCATGCCGCGGATGCGGATTTGTCTGCGCATGAAGCCTACGTACCAGAAAAGAAACCAAGCAAAGGTTTGAACATTGCCGTCGTCGGCAGTGGTCCTGGTGGTCTAACGGCTGGCTACTACCTATCGAACGAAGGCTATGACGTTACGGTCTTTGAATCCATGCCAAAAGCGGGCGGTTGGTTGCGTTACGGTATTCCTGAATACCGTTTGCCAAAAGACATTCTCGATAAAGAAATCGAACTGATGTGCCGTAATGGCATGCAAGTTCACACTAATCAAAAGCTGGGTGTGGATTTCACGCTTTCTCAATTGAGCGAAGAATACGATGCGGTGTGTTTAGCTGTCGGTGCGTCTCAAGCAGTTGAAATGCATTACACAGGCAGTGACCTTGAAGGTTGCTACTTAGGCGTTGATTACCTTAAAGATTACGTTACCGAGCAAAACTATGTAACGGGTCAGAAAGTCGCGGTGATCGGTGGTGGTAACACGGCAATTGACTGTGCTCGTACTGCGCGTCGTGCTGGTGCAGACACCACGTTGATTTACCGTCGTACCCGTGACGAAATGCCAGCAGAAGACTACGAGATTGTCGAAGCGGAACACGAAGGGGTGAAATTCCACTTCTTGACCAACCCTGCAGAAAACCTTGCCGATGAAACCGGACGCGTGAGTGCGATTCGTCTAGAGCGCATGGCGTTGGGTGAGCCGGATGCATCTGGTCGTCGAAGCCCTAAACCAACTGGCGAGTTCTTTACCGAAGAGTTCGACACCGTGATTGCGGCAGTATCGCAAAAGCCAGATCTGAGCTTCCTCGAAGGCGAAGATTTGTCGATTCCGCTTACGCGTTGGAACACCTCTGATGCAGATGAAAAGACCATGCACACCGGCACGGGCAACATCTTCAGTATTGGTGATTTCCGCCGTGGTCCTGCAACGGCAGTTGAAGCGGTGGGTGATGGTCGCGTTGCGGCAAAAGCCATTGACCTGTTTTTGAATGGCGATATGGCGGATATGCCAAAGGCGGCGTTCAACTCGCGCAAAGAGAAGAAACTCTCTCAAGTCGATCCGCTTCACTTCGAGAACATCCAAAAAGTCGCTCGCTCTATCATGCCAGAGCTGACTCCAACACAACGCGAGCAAAGCTTCGCTGAAGTGGAGTTGGGCTTTGATAACGAAGAAGCAATGAAGGAAGCCGCGCGCTGTCTAGAATGTGGCTGTCAGGCCAATACCGATTGTGCGCTACGTGACTACTCCACCGAATATGAAGCCGAGCAGAGCTTTGACTTCTCCTTGCAGATTAAATCACATCAAGATTGGTTAGATCTTCGTGCGAAAGACTTGCGTCATAAGTACGAAGTTGACCGCAGCTCTGAGTTTATTGAGTTTGATGCTAACCGCTGTATTAGCTGTGGTCAGTGCATCCAAGCGTGCCGCGACAAAGCCGTACACGGTGTACTGAACTTCGTGTGCGATAAACAAGGTCGTCCGGCATTACGTCCTGATGATCGTCCACACTTTGGAAGTAACAAGAATGGCTTAACCCTAATGGGTGATTCGAACTGCGTGCAATGTGGCGCGTGCGTTCAAGTGTGTCCAACGGGCGCAATGGTCGATAGTCGTGACCGTTCGCAAGGCCGTACTGAAGATCTGAAAGCGGTCGACACCATTTGTACATACTGTGGTGTGGGCTGTAAGTTGACCATGTACGTGGACGAAGCAACCAATACGATTCGTTACGTGAAGGGCGGTGACTCACCGGTTAACCAAGGCATGCTGTGTGTGAAAGGGCGCTTTGGTTTTGATTTCATCGGCAGTGAAGAGCGTCTTACCACGCCATTGATCCGTAAAGACGGTTGGCTGCAACCTGCAAGCTGGGAAGAGGCGATTCAACTGATTGCGAGCAAGTTCTCTGGCATCAAGCAAGATTTTGGCAGCAACGCATTGGCAGGTTTCTCTTCAGCAAAAACCACCAATGAAGACAACTACGCGTTCCAAAAATTTGTCCGTCGTGAACTGGGCACCAATAACGTCGATCACTGTGCGCGCTTGTGTCACGCATCGAGTGTAACGGGTCTTGAGGCGTCACTGGGCAGTGGTGCAATGACCAACGACATTCCAAGCATTAAGCACTCGGATGTGATCTTTATTATCGGTTCGGATACCACATCGGCGCACCCGATCATCGCTTCACACATCAAACAAGCAATTCGCCACCACGGCGCTCGTTTGATTGTGTCTGACCCGAAACGTGTCGATATGGCAGAGCATGCTGAGTTGTACATGGCGCACCGTCCGGGTACGGATGTGATGCTCCTAAACGGTGTCATGCAGCAGATCATCAAGAACGGTTGGTATGATCAAGAATACATCGAAGAACGTGTCGACGGTTTTGATACCTTACTGCAAGAAGTAATGTCGCCAGCTTACAATCTCGATAAAGTGGAGTTGGTTACGGGAGTTAAAGCCGAAGACATTCAAGCAATGGCGCGCATGATCGGTACGGCAGATCGTACGGCTGTGTACTACTCGATGGGTATCACTCAGCACACGACAGGTCATGACAACGTGCGTTCTATCGCTAACCTGCAATTGCTGTGTGGCAACATCGGTATTGAAGGTGGTGGTATTAACCCGCTGCGTGGTCAATCAAACGTGCAAGGCGCGTGTGATATGGGCGCTTTGCCAAACAGCTTCCCGGGCTACCAAAAGGTATATAACCCAATTGTGCGTCAGAAGTTTGCGATTGAATGGAACGCACCAAATCTGCCTTCTGAGCAAGGTCTAACCCTGACAGAAATCATTGATGCGGCTTGCCATCGTGACGTTCGTGGTATGTACATCATGGGTGAGAACCCAGTGTTGAGTGACCCGAACCAAGCGCATGTGATTGAAGGTTTAGAAGCACTCGACTTCTTGGTGGTTCAAGACATTTTCCTAACGGAAACCGCGCAATACGCGGATGTGGTTCTGCCTTCTTGCTCGTTTGCAGAGAAAGCGGGTCACTTCACCAATACGGAGCGTCGTGTTCAGCGCGTGAATCCGGTTGTCACGGCGCCGGGTGAAGCGAAAGAAGATTGGTGGATTATTCAAGAAATCGCCAATGCCATGGGCAGTGATTGGGATTACCACTGCGTGTCTGATATCACCAATGAAATCGCACGTGTGACACCTCAATACGCGGGTCTTCGTTGGGATGCCATTACGCCAAACGGTGTGCAATGGCCGAGCAACAAGAACAACCCTGCGGGTACTCGCATCATGCACCAAACCCAGTTTACTCGTGGTAAAGGGCAAATGGTGGGCGTACCGTTCCGTTATGCGGCTGAGCTGCCAGATGAAGAGTACCCACTAGTGTTAACAACAGGTCGTGTACTTGAGCAGTTCCATACCGGTACTATGACGCGCAAAACCAAAGGGTTGGATAACCTTGCTGGCCCTCGCGCAATGGTGAGTGTGGAAGACGCAGAAGCGCTAGGCATCAGTAATGGTCAGCGTCTGACGGTGTCTACACGTCGCGGCAGCATTGAGATTGATGCCTTTGTGACTAAGCGGATTCAAAAAGGTGTGGTGTTCATTCCTTTCCACTTTGTTGAATCGCCAGTCAACCGTCTAACGACAACGGCGACTGATCCGCATGCGAAGATCCCTGAGTTCAAGGTCGCTGCGGTTAAAGTGGAAGTGAGCGAAAAAGCGCTGCTCACAGAGCCTGCAACGGAAGCGGTTCATTCCATTTAA
- a CDS encoding endonuclease/exonuclease/phosphatase family protein has translation MLRVIQWIVLFLPASIWLVTRQYNDIWWAENLTSIPALLLFVYLGFALVLLVCRHWAKAIFSALIGFASIPFLLPTQITNNQTCENPLTIVQFNLFYENRDINQFINYLLKHPADLVVMQELSPQVGEKLHLLDDIYPFYYGGQRGVGYPSNQMILSRYPLEPVSIYHTPDGQEVIRATWQVDNPITLMTAHPPSPRTEPLWQRRNALIRTIETLTDLYPTPDMIVIGDFNLSAASPRFNGQFSRFQTQPVASWPTSVKGLPVPAFAMIGIDHLWLKSEKAHKKICSRLSTNQPVGSDHRLVKTVIGNPMN, from the coding sequence GTGCTGAGAGTCATTCAATGGATTGTGTTGTTTTTACCCGCTTCAATTTGGCTGGTGACAAGGCAATATAATGATATTTGGTGGGCGGAGAATCTAACCTCGATTCCCGCTCTCCTTTTATTCGTCTACCTAGGTTTTGCTCTGGTACTTTTGGTTTGTCGTCACTGGGCGAAAGCCATTTTCTCTGCTTTAATCGGCTTCGCTTCTATTCCGTTTCTCTTACCCACTCAAATCACAAACAACCAAACCTGCGAAAATCCGCTGACGATAGTCCAATTCAACCTGTTCTACGAAAATCGGGACATCAATCAGTTCATTAATTACTTGCTTAAACACCCTGCGGATTTGGTGGTGATGCAAGAGCTCTCGCCTCAAGTGGGGGAGAAGCTTCATCTTCTCGACGATATTTATCCTTTCTATTATGGCGGCCAGCGCGGCGTTGGTTACCCGTCAAATCAGATGATTTTGAGCCGTTATCCTTTGGAGCCTGTTTCGATTTATCACACTCCAGATGGTCAAGAGGTGATTCGAGCAACATGGCAAGTGGACAACCCGATTACCTTGATGACGGCGCATCCTCCCTCGCCAAGAACTGAGCCGTTATGGCAACGCCGCAATGCACTGATTCGAACCATAGAAACCCTTACTGATTTGTATCCAACACCGGATATGATCGTGATAGGGGATTTCAATCTCTCTGCTGCAAGCCCGAGGTTTAATGGGCAGTTTTCTCGTTTCCAAACTCAACCTGTTGCCAGTTGGCCAACATCAGTAAAAGGCTTGCCTGTTCCTGCCTTCGCGATGATAGGGATTGATCACCTTTGGCTTAAATCAGAAAAAGCCCACAAGAAAATCTGTTCCCGCTTATCGACAAATCAGCCAGTTGGTTCGGATCATCGGTTGGTGAAAACTGTCATTGGTAATCCTATGAACTGA
- a CDS encoding ABC transporter ATP-binding protein, translating to MTEYAIQAENVVKKFGDFTAINNITLNVPKGSIYGFLGPNGCGKSTTIRVLTGLLSPSEGNVDVLGLEIPKQSELLRLKIGYMTQKFSLYDDLTVQENLEFIGQIFGMETKALKARIEEQLSTYGLDQLRKQRVGGMSGGQKQRLSLAAATMHKPELLFLDEPTSAVDPENRRDFWEQLFDLSDQGTTILVTTHYMDEAERCHRLAIMEAGEIRADGEPEELMAQLGVNIVEVKADNLRELKEKVIQREEVRSAAQLGIRLRILIHQHIEQPIEWLTQTFPELKGCEMNIARPSLEDVFVSVTGEGRQ from the coding sequence ATGACCGAATACGCGATTCAAGCTGAAAATGTAGTGAAGAAGTTTGGTGACTTCACCGCCATCAACAACATCACGCTCAATGTGCCCAAAGGCAGTATTTATGGTTTTCTTGGCCCTAACGGCTGCGGTAAATCGACAACCATTCGAGTGTTGACTGGCTTGCTTAGTCCAAGCGAGGGCAATGTAGATGTGCTCGGGTTAGAGATCCCAAAACAATCTGAGCTTCTGCGTCTCAAGATAGGCTACATGACGCAAAAGTTCTCCCTCTATGATGACCTGACGGTTCAAGAGAATCTTGAGTTTATTGGACAAATCTTTGGAATGGAAACCAAGGCCCTAAAAGCTCGCATCGAAGAACAACTATCAACCTACGGTCTCGACCAACTGCGTAAACAGCGCGTCGGCGGAATGAGTGGTGGCCAGAAACAACGCTTGTCTCTCGCCGCAGCCACCATGCACAAACCAGAACTGTTGTTTCTTGATGAACCAACATCTGCGGTTGACCCAGAGAACCGACGCGATTTCTGGGAGCAATTGTTTGATCTCTCTGACCAAGGCACCACGATTTTGGTCACTACGCACTACATGGACGAAGCGGAACGTTGCCATCGTCTGGCGATTATGGAAGCGGGGGAAATCCGCGCCGATGGTGAGCCAGAAGAGCTCATGGCGCAATTGGGCGTTAACATCGTCGAAGTCAAAGCGGATAACTTACGAGAGCTCAAAGAGAAAGTCATTCAGCGTGAAGAAGTCCGTTCTGCCGCACAACTAGGCATTCGCTTGCGCATTTTGATCCACCAGCACATCGAACAACCGATCGAATGGTTAACCCAAACCTTTCCTGAGCTTAAGGGCTGCGAGATGAACATTGCTCGTCCTAGCTTGGAAGATGTTTTTGTCAGCGTGACGGGAGAAGGTCGCCAATGA